A single genomic interval of Bradyrhizobium japonicum USDA 6 harbors:
- a CDS encoding cytochrome P450, producing MNIASVRRPIIPPTPPRAPDDLSFFGRVAVLKQNMIATWGQRAYEEEVIKGRFFLHNSFILNQPDAIRHVLLSNYENYTRTPAGIRMLRPVLGEGLLIAEGHAWTHQRRTLAPAFTPRATANLVPHMTAVLDETITKLDARTSEPVDLREAMQRMTLEIAGRTMFSFGMDRHGPTLRNFVMEYGARLGRPYFLDMLLPVSWPTPMDFARARFRKRWTEFVAMLIAERRTMGKKDGAPPRDLFDLMDAARDPETGKGFSDAQLVDEVATMILAGHETTATALFWALYLLALDPETQEEVASETHGEHLDSMADIDRQKFTRAVIEETMRLYPPAFLVARAAREKDNAAGVEIGKGDIIMIAPWLLHRHEKLWDQPNAFIPKRFMSKEAPDRFAYLPFGAGPRVCIGAPFAQAESVLALARLIGAFRIELADRVPVIPLGVVTTQPDHSPLFRITRR from the coding sequence ATGAACATCGCCAGTGTGCGTCGGCCCATCATCCCTCCGACCCCGCCGCGTGCGCCCGACGATCTGTCGTTTTTCGGCCGGGTCGCGGTCCTCAAGCAGAACATGATCGCGACCTGGGGGCAGCGTGCCTACGAAGAAGAGGTCATCAAGGGCCGCTTTTTCCTCCACAATAGCTTCATCCTGAATCAGCCGGACGCAATCCGGCATGTCCTGCTCAGCAACTACGAAAACTACACGCGCACGCCGGCGGGGATCCGCATGCTGCGTCCGGTGCTCGGCGAAGGACTCCTGATCGCGGAAGGCCACGCCTGGACGCATCAGCGCCGTACGCTCGCGCCGGCCTTCACGCCGCGTGCGACTGCAAATCTCGTCCCGCATATGACTGCGGTGCTCGACGAGACCATCACAAAGCTCGATGCGCGAACGAGCGAGCCGGTCGATCTGCGCGAGGCGATGCAGCGCATGACGCTGGAGATCGCCGGGCGCACGATGTTCTCATTCGGCATGGATCGTCACGGCCCGACCTTGCGCAACTTCGTCATGGAATACGGCGCGCGGCTCGGGCGGCCCTATTTCCTCGACATGCTGCTGCCGGTGTCCTGGCCGACCCCGATGGATTTTGCCCGCGCCCGCTTCCGCAAGCGCTGGACCGAGTTCGTCGCGATGCTGATCGCCGAGCGCCGCACGATGGGCAAGAAGGACGGCGCGCCACCGCGCGACCTGTTCGATCTCATGGACGCGGCGCGCGACCCCGAGACCGGCAAGGGCTTTTCGGACGCGCAACTCGTCGACGAGGTCGCGACCATGATCCTGGCGGGTCACGAGACCACGGCGACGGCGCTGTTCTGGGCGCTCTATCTGCTCGCGCTCGATCCGGAGACGCAGGAGGAAGTCGCCTCCGAGACCCACGGCGAGCATCTCGACAGCATGGCCGACATCGATCGCCAGAAGTTCACCCGCGCGGTGATCGAGGAGACCATGCGGCTCTATCCGCCGGCCTTCCTGGTCGCGCGTGCCGCGCGCGAGAAGGACAATGCAGCCGGCGTCGAGATCGGCAAGGGCGACATCATCATGATCGCGCCCTGGCTGCTGCACCGGCACGAGAAGCTGTGGGATCAGCCGAACGCCTTCATTCCAAAGCGCTTCATGTCGAAGGAGGCGCCTGACCGTTTCGCTTACCTGCCGTTCGGCGCGGGTCCGCGCGTCTGCATCGGCGCGCCGTTCGCGCAAGCCGAATCCGTGCTGGCGCTGGCCCGCTTGATCGGCGCGTTCCGCATCGAGCTTGCCGACAGGGTTCCGGTGATCCCTCTCGGCGTCGTGACGACCCAGCCGGACCACTCACCCTTGTTCCGCATCACGCGTCGGTGA
- a CDS encoding MFS transporter, which produces MTEQPNRQKFAGDGIAAPLRYTVFRRIWLASLLSNLGLLIQGVGAAWAMTQMAASADKVALVQTALMLPIMLISMPAGAIADMYDRRIVTLISLAIALMGATALTVLAWLKLITPETLLVFCFVVGSGNALFGPAWQSSVSEQVPPEALPSAVALNGISYNIARSFGPAVGGVIVASLGAVAAFACNAILYLPLLVVLLLWRRSTEPSRLPREKLNRAMVSGFRYITNSPPIKIVLLRTLVMGLIGGAIMALMPLIARDLLHGGAQTYGIMLGAFGMGAVVGALNIHELRKRMSGEAAIRACTISMAFAMAALAVSTEPVLTAAALVLAGAVWMAAVALFNIGVQLSAPRWVAGRSLAAFQASISGGIAIGAWGWGHLTDYAGVEVALLTAASLMLISPVLGIWLAMPRVGARNENADVLADPEVKLSLTARSGPLVVEIEYRVSQENARAFHNVMQDVQLSRQRNGAYGWSIARDIADPELWTERYHCPTWLDYLRQRNRSTQSERALHQQAIDFHIGPDPVRIRRMLERPFGSVRWKEETPDRAGAEVLPVVASAAGSST; this is translated from the coding sequence ATGACCGAGCAGCCGAACCGTCAGAAATTCGCCGGCGACGGCATCGCCGCACCGCTGCGGTACACCGTGTTCCGGCGCATCTGGCTCGCCAGCCTGCTCTCCAATCTTGGCCTTTTGATCCAGGGCGTGGGCGCGGCCTGGGCGATGACGCAGATGGCGGCCTCGGCCGACAAGGTGGCGCTGGTGCAGACCGCGCTGATGCTGCCGATCATGCTGATCTCGATGCCGGCCGGCGCCATCGCCGACATGTATGACCGGCGCATCGTGACCTTGATTTCGCTCGCGATCGCGCTGATGGGAGCGACTGCGCTGACGGTGCTGGCCTGGCTCAAGCTGATCACCCCGGAAACGCTGCTCGTGTTCTGCTTCGTGGTGGGCAGCGGCAATGCGCTGTTCGGGCCGGCGTGGCAATCCTCGGTCAGCGAGCAGGTGCCGCCCGAAGCCCTGCCGTCAGCCGTCGCGCTGAACGGCATCAGCTACAATATTGCACGCAGCTTCGGTCCCGCGGTCGGCGGCGTCATCGTCGCCTCGCTTGGCGCGGTGGCCGCCTTTGCCTGCAACGCGATCCTCTATCTGCCGCTGCTGGTGGTGCTGCTGCTCTGGCGGCGCAGCACCGAGCCCTCGCGCCTGCCGCGGGAAAAGCTCAACCGCGCCATGGTCTCGGGCTTCCGCTACATCACCAATTCGCCGCCGATCAAGATCGTGCTGTTGCGCACATTGGTGATGGGCCTGATCGGCGGTGCCATCATGGCGTTGATGCCGCTGATTGCGCGCGATTTGCTGCATGGCGGCGCGCAGACCTACGGCATCATGCTGGGTGCCTTCGGCATGGGCGCCGTCGTCGGCGCGCTCAACATCCATGAATTGCGCAAGCGCATGAGCGGCGAGGCCGCGATCCGCGCCTGCACCATCTCGATGGCATTCGCGATGGCCGCGCTTGCCGTGAGCACGGAGCCGGTGCTGACGGCGGCGGCGCTCGTGCTCGCCGGTGCGGTCTGGATGGCCGCTGTCGCGCTGTTCAACATCGGCGTGCAGCTCTCTGCGCCGCGCTGGGTCGCGGGCCGTTCGCTCGCGGCGTTCCAGGCCTCGATATCCGGCGGCATCGCGATCGGCGCCTGGGGCTGGGGCCATCTCACCGATTATGCCGGCGTCGAGGTCGCGCTGCTGACAGCCGCCAGCCTGATGCTGATCTCGCCGGTGCTCGGCATCTGGCTGGCGATGCCGCGCGTCGGCGCCCGCAACGAGAACGCGGACGTGCTCGCCGATCCCGAAGTCAAACTGTCGCTCACGGCGCGCAGCGGGCCGCTGGTGGTCGAGATCGAATACAGGGTGTCCCAGGAAAACGCGCGCGCCTTCCACAATGTGATGCAGGACGTGCAGCTCTCCCGGCAGCGCAACGGCGCCTATGGCTGGTCGATTGCGCGCGACATCGCCGACCCCGAATTGTGGACCGAGCGCTACCACTGTCCGACCTGGCTCGATTATCTGCGCCAGCGCAACCGCTCGACCCAGTCCGAACGCGCATTGCATCAGCAGGCGATCGATTTCCACATCGGCCCCGATCCGGTGCGTATCCGC